A section of the Telopea speciosissima isolate NSW1024214 ecotype Mountain lineage chromosome 3, Tspe_v1, whole genome shotgun sequence genome encodes:
- the LOC122654549 gene encoding glycine dehydrogenase (decarboxylating), mitochondrial has protein sequence MERARKLANRAFLRRLVSDSKQPQRHTSSTHSSPALFHPARYVSSLSPSAFPAAASSRSDLLPRRNAPASIGCNLLGSQTRSISLESLKPSDTFPRRHNSATPKEQTLMAESCGFPSLDSLIDATVPKAIRIEPMKLPKFDEGLTESQMIEHMNKLASRNKVFKSFIGMGYYNTSVPPVILRNIMENPGWYTQYTPYQAEISQGRLESLLNYQTVITDLTGLPMSNASLLDEGTAAAEAMSMCNNIQKGKKKTFLIASNCHPQTIDVCQTRADGFDLKVVTADLKDFDYKSGDVCGVLVQYPGTEGEILDYGEFVKNAHANGVKVVMATDLLALTMLKPPGEFGADIVVGSAQRFGVPMGYGGPHAAFLATSQDYKRMMPGRIIGVSVDSAGKPALRMAMQTREQHIRRDKATSNICTAQALLANMAAMYAVYHGPGGLKTIAQRVHGLAGVFAHGLKKLGTLDVQGLPFFDTVKIMCADAHAIVDAAYKNEMNLRIVDSNTITVSFDETSTLEDVDKLFSVFACGKPVPFTAASLAPEVQTAIPSQLTRESPYLTHQIFNMYHTEHELLRYIHRLQSKDLSLCHSMIPLGSCTMKLNATVEMMPVTWPSFAAIHPFAPVEQAMGYQEMFEDLGELLCAITGFDSFSLQPNAGAAGEYAGLMVIRAYHMARGDHHRNVCIIPVSAHGTNPASAAMCGMKIVSVGTDAKGNINIEELRKAAEANRDNLSALMVTYPSTHGVYEEGIDEICKIIHDNGGQVYMDGANMNAQVGLTSPGWIGADVCHLNLHKTFCIPHGGGGPGMGPIGVKKHLAPFLPSHPVVPTGGIPLPEKSQPLGTISAAPWGSALILPISYTYIAMMGSKGLTEASKIAILNANYMAKCLENHYPILFRGVNGTVAHEFIIDLRGFKNTAGIEPEDVAKRLIDYGFHGPTMSWPVPGTLMIEPTESESKAELDRFCDALISIRQEIAQIESGKADINNNVLKGAPHPPSVLMADTWTMPYSRDYAAFPASWLRTSKFWPTTGRVDNVYGDRNLICTLLPASQAVEEQAAATA, from the exons ATGGAGCGCGCTCGGAAACTAGCTAACAGGGCGTTCCTCAGGCGCCTGGTTTCGGATTCCAAGCAGCCGCAGCGCCATACTTCTTCTACACATTCGTCGCCGGCGTTGTTCCATCCTGCGAGGTAtgtttcttccctctctccctctgcATTCCCAGCAGCAGCTTCTTCTAGATCCGATTTGTTACCCAGAAGAAATGCTCCCGCCAGCATTGGTTGCAATCTTCTTGGGTCTCAGACCCGTTCCATCTCCCTTGAATCCTTGAAACCAAGCGATACATTCCCCCGTCGTCACAACTCTGCCACCCCTAAAGAGCAGACCTTGATGGCGGAATCATGTGGGTTTCCCTCCCTTGATTCCCTTATCGATGCAACTGTCCCTAAGGCTATTCGGATCGAACCCATGAAGCTTCCTAAGTTCGACGAGGGCTTGACAGAGAGCCAGATGATCGAACACATGAACAAACTGGCATCTAGGAATAAGGTCTTCaagtcctttattgggatgggctATTACAACACCTCAGTCCCTCCTGTGATCCTGAGGAACATCATGGAGAACCCTGGTTGGTACACACAGTACACTCCTTACCAGGCCGAGATATCTCAGGGTCGCCTCGAGTCTCTCCTCAACTACCAGACCGTGATTACCGACCTCACTGGCCTTCCCATGTCCAATGCTTCCCTGCTCGACGAGGGTACTGCTGCTGCGGAGGCAATGTCCATGTGCAATAACATCCagaagggcaagaagaagactTTCCTTATCGCGAGCAACTGCCACCCTCAGACCATCGATGTATGCCAGACCAGAGCTGATGGCTTCGACCTCAAGGTGGTTACAGCTGATCTCAAGGATTTCGACTACAAGTCTGGAGATGTTTGTGGGGTTCTTGTACAGTATCCAGGCACTGAAGGAGAGATTTTGGATTATGGGGAGTTCGTAAAGAATGCTCATGCAAATGGGGTGAAAGTTGTAATGGCGACCGATCTCCTGGCGCTCACCATGTTGAAGCCTCCCGGTGAATTTGGTGCTGATATTGTCGTTGGCTCCGCTCAGAGGTTTGGGGTCCCAATGGGCTATGGAGGTCCTCACGCCGCATTCCTGGCCACCTCCCAGGATTACAAGAGGATGATGCCCGGTAGAATCATCGGTGTCAGTGTCGACTCAGCCGGAAAGCCTGCTCTGCGTATGGCGATGCAGACCAGGGAGCAGCATATCCGTAGGGACAAGGCCACCAGCAACATCTGCACTGCTCAG GCGTTGCTTGCAAACATGGCTGCTATGTATGCGGTCTACCATGGACCTGGAGGTCTCAAAACCATTGCTCAACGTGTCCACGGTCTTGCTGGGGTTTTCGCACATGGGCTAAAGAAACTTGGGACTCTGGACGTTCAAGGGCTCCCCTTCTTTGACACTGTAAAGATTATGTGTGCTGATGCACATGCTATTGTTGATGCTGCTTACAAGAATGAGATGAATCTGCGAATTGTAGATTCAAACACA ATAACTGTATCCTTCGACGAAACCTCTACCTTAGAGGATGTGGATAAACTATTTTCAGTCTTTGCATGTGGCAAGCCT GTTCCTTTTACTGCTGCATCTCTGGCACCAGAGGTTCAGACTGCAATCCCATCTCAACTCACAAGAGAGAGTCCGTACTTGACTCACCAAATCTTTAACAT GTACCATACGGAACACGAACTCCTCAGATACATTCACAGATTACAGTCTAAAGATCTGTCACTCTGCCACAGCATGATTCCTCTGGGATCTTGTACAATGAAATTGAATGCAACAGTAGAGATGATGCCAGTGACATGGCCTAGCTTTGCTGCCATTCACCCCTTTGCTCCTGTCGAGCAAGCTATGGGTTATCAG GAAATGTTCGAGGATTTGGGTGAACTATTGTGTGCCATCACTGGATTTGATTCATTCTCACTGCAACCCAATGCTGGTGCTGCTGGCGAGTATGCTGGgctgatggttatccgtgcttACCATATG GCAAGAGGAGACCATCACCGTAATGTGTGCATTATACCCGTCTCGGCACATGGAACTAATCCTGCAAGTGCAGCCATGTGTGGAATGAAAATTGTTTCTGTTGGAACTGATGCCAAGGGAAACATTAACATTGAAGAGTTAAGGAAGGCCGCAGAAGCCAATAGGGATAACCTATCTGCTCTTATG GTCACATATCCTTCCACTCATGGAGTTTATGAAGAAGGCATTGATGAGATCTGCAAGATAATTCATGACAATGGTGGTCAAGTTTACATGGATGGGGCTAACATGAATGCACAG GTGGGCCTAACAAGCCCAGGTTGGATTGGAGCAGATGTTTGTCATCTCAATCTCCATAAAACATTTTGCATCCCTCATGGTGGAGGTGGTCCTGGCATGGGACCCATTGGTGTGAAAAAGCACTTGGCGCCATTCCTGCCATCACATCCTGTG GTGCCTACTGGTGGTATACCATTGCCTGAAAAATCCCAGCCTCTTGGTACCATTTCAGCTGCACCCTGGGGTTCTGCACTTATTCTGCCAATTTCCTACACCTACATAGCCATGATGGGATCAAAGGGACTCACAGAAGCATCAAAGATAGCAATCTTGAATGCAAACTACATGGCAAAGTGTTTGGAG AACCACTACCCCATTCTTTTCCGTGGTGTCAACGGCACGGTTGCCCATGAATTTATCATCGATTTAAGAGGTTTTAAG AATACTGCTGGGATAGAGCCCGAAGATGTTGCTAAGCGTCTTATAGATTATGGATTCCATGGACCAACAATGTCATGGCCAGTTCCAGGCACACTTATGATTGAACCAACCGAGAGCGAAAGCAAG GCTGAGCTAGACAGGTTTTGTGATGCTCTTATATCCATCAGACAAGAAATTGCACAGATAGAATCTGGGAAAGCTGATATTAACAACAATGTTCTCaag GGAGCTCCTCATCCACCGTCAGTTCTCATGGCAGATACTTGGACTATGCCATATTCACGGGATTATGCGGCTTTCCCTGCTTCTTGGCTCCGTACTTCTAAGTTCTGGCCTACAACAG GACGGGTGGATAATGTCTATGGTGACCGGAATCTCATCTGCACCCTTCTCCCAGCATCACAAGCTGTTGAAGAGCAAGCTGCAGCAACCGCATAA